The Streptomyces sp. HSG2 genome has a segment encoding these proteins:
- a CDS encoding DUF3107 domain-containing protein, whose protein sequence is MEVKIGVQHAPREIVLESGQSAEEVERVVAEALAGKAQLLSLVDEHGRKVLVPADRLAYVEIGEPSPRKVGFGTL, encoded by the coding sequence GTGGAGGTCAAGATCGGCGTACAGCACGCGCCCCGCGAGATCGTTCTGGAGAGCGGCCAGAGCGCCGAGGAGGTGGAGCGCGTGGTGGCGGAGGCACTGGCCGGCAAGGCACAGTTGCTGAGCCTCGTGGACGAGCACGGCCGGAAGGTCCTCGTTCCGGCGGACCGCCTCGCGTACGTCGAGATCGGCGAGCCCTCCCCGCGCAAGGTGGGCTTCGGCACCCTGTGA